TGGTACTGTATGCGAATGGGTAGTTTCCAACAATCAGACTTTTTTTCTCACGCCACATTCTGCCGGTTTTTCATTTTTTTCGTTCTAAGACAATTTTCCGCCTGCCTCAGGCGTCCCGTTCGCACTTTTTTCTCCTATAAGACATTATTGGCGCGCAAAAAAAAGAGGCTGCCCGGTAAGCAAATTCCCGCTTACGGTCACAGCCCCGCACCTTAAGTTTTCCTGTTTACAAGGCTCCCCGGCCTGCTCGGCGGCTTCTCTCCCGGTATTCGCTCGGTGTGGTCGATTCCAGCTTTTTGAACAGCCGATTGAAATAACTGTGCTGGTATCCAACGTTCACTGCGATATCATTGATTTTCTGATCCGTCTCGCGGAGCAGTTCTTTCGCCTTGTCCATCCGCAGCTCCGTCAAATAATCGATGAAGTTTTTGCCGATCACCTGCTTGAATGATTTGCTGAGCGAGACCGGACTCATGCCGACGTGTTCCGCGCAGCTGTCGAGTGAGATGTCTTCCATATAACGATTTTGCAAATAGACCACAGCGGACTGGGTAGCCTTCGTGACTTGCACGCCCGGACGTACTTCCAGCTCTTGTACAAACGGCTGCACGACTCTGATGTCGAACCAGTTCAGCATTTGCTGCGGTTCCCGGATTTGCGCCAATTGCTCGTACAAATTTTTGGATTTGAACACTCGGTTCGGATCCATACCAGCTTGCCGGATCGTATGCAGAATGCTGCCGAGCAATTGGAGCATGCATTGCTGAACGTCGATTTCCTTCGCTCCCCGTTCCAGCAGCGCATCCAGGAAAGCGGCAATAAAGCCTTGCGCTTCCTGCTGATGGCCTGTGCGGAGCATTTGGATAATTTCCCGTTCCAGGGCAAACGGATACCGCAGCTCATTCGTTTCACCCTCTTCAAGCGATTCTAAGTCGATGATCTGGTTCTCACTTACAAATTTCCGGTATACGAGCGCTTCCTTTACTTCTTCATAGTGGGGATGCAGCTGGACGATGGAGGTCGAAGGTTTGCCGATCGTGACCGAAACCCGCAATTTCAAAAGATGGCTGATCGCCTGTATGAGCTCGTTGCTGAGCGCTCTAAGCTCCGCTTGATACGGCCTGTCAGCGGGATGTAATATGAACAATCCAACCGACAAATCGTGAAAATTGATCATATTGGCCTGCTCGAAGCGGTTCTCTGCCAGCTCTGATATAATATTCGCGGCAGCGAAAGTGACCAAGCCTTCGTCGCCCGGGGAGAACCTCCCCTCCAAATTTTCGAAGCCGGTTAATTGAACATAGAGCACAAGAAATTGCCGTCCCTCGACATCCCAGCCGAAGCTTCTCATTCGTTCCAGCAATTCTTCTTCCGAATGCAAATAGAGAAAGCCTTGCACCAATTGCAGCAGGAAGCCTTCCTTCACATGCGGCAGCTGCTGCTCGAGCTTGTTTTGAAGAGCAAGACTTTCCCGCGTCAAATGCAGCCACTGTCTTTCAATGAAGTTGAATTCATCGTGATAATCGGCCGCACTTT
This is a stretch of genomic DNA from Paenibacillus sp. sptzw28. It encodes these proteins:
- a CDS encoding helix-turn-helix domain-containing protein encodes the protein MIKRGFFRKSLLLILVISSIPGLIVGAVIYWFAGVRLENELLQLHKNQIQQRVAHIDEQFFHLESSIAHWALDPKFNSDLKTMNFGREFETTRDIITTLKVMQGSSPLASRVELFVNGSAPYLLSPEYDILTDKAAIDSYNQLLSYATLLFWTKQRPKSPDEAAKQDLVLVHKIPAAEPESIGALMIRLDTGKLSSLLNTLTPYNVGDTFFMQTDGDVLLPSTGTSAESSFRHSLKYEVLQRGIESDSFLYEWEGNTYAVSFGILSRIGTEWIYVSASPVSAILKPMVFISKLILFVSGASLLLVGFLSWLTSLKIYTPIDRLIHLLGADRLFTKSAADYHDEFNFIERQWLHLTRESLALQNKLEQQLPHVKEGFLLQLVQGFLYLHSEEELLERMRSFGWDVEGRQFLVLYVQLTGFENLEGRFSPGDEGLVTFAAANIISELAENRFEQANMINFHDLSVGLFILHPADRPYQAELRALSNELIQAISHLLKLRVSVTIGKPSTSIVQLHPHYEEVKEALVYRKFVSENQIIDLESLEEGETNELRYPFALEREIIQMLRTGHQQEAQGFIAAFLDALLERGAKEIDVQQCMLQLLGSILHTIRQAGMDPNRVFKSKNLYEQLAQIREPQQMLNWFDIRVVQPFVQELEVRPGVQVTKATQSAVVYLQNRYMEDISLDSCAEHVGMSPVSLSKSFKQVIGKNFIDYLTELRMDKAKELLRETDQKINDIAVNVGYQHSYFNRLFKKLESTTPSEYRERSRRAGRGAL